Proteins encoded within one genomic window of Rhodothermales bacterium:
- a CDS encoding ECF-type sigma factor, with translation RQGIERALRRAEIAGVAEVPAGIVRADEVAPYGVVRAGLVVQYCFFGGLTLDETAEHMGIAKRSVQRAWTMARAWLRKEIAGGISL, from the coding sequence CGCCAGGGGATCGAGCGGGCCTTGCGGCGGGCTGAAATCGCTGGTGTTGCCGAGGTCCCTGCCGGCATCGTCCGAGCCGACGAAGTTGCCCCGTACGGTGTTGTCCGCGCCGGCCTGGTCGTCCAGTACTGCTTCTTCGGCGGCCTTACGCTCGACGAGACGGCCGAACACATGGGGATCGCCAAACGATCCGTCCAGCGCGCCTGGACCATGGCCCGCGCGTGGCTCCGTAAAGAAATCGCCGGCGGGATTTCGCTATGA
- a CDS encoding tetratricopeptide repeat protein yields MRTDLSSLPAVQAKLLAVLGNVHKSLGEMGAARPLLEEALAIRLKHFGDVHPSIAVSLHNLASMMGDKGDIDQAGSLYLESLAMKRTLYSGSHPSTAATLNNLGTLVKDSGDLAGAEPYLREALAMNRELLPPDHPRLGMTLESLGDLLFRLGAVAEAEPLLVEAMTIMRKTLPDDHARVVKVAGRLVELYEGRGESSLAEPYQALLAPADTTR; encoded by the coding sequence GTGCGAACGGATCTCTCGTCACTGCCGGCCGTCCAGGCGAAGCTGCTCGCCGTGCTTGGCAACGTCCACAAAAGCCTGGGGGAGATGGGTGCCGCGCGTCCGCTGCTGGAAGAGGCGCTCGCGATCCGGCTCAAGCACTTCGGCGACGTCCACCCGTCAATCGCCGTCAGTCTGCATAATTTAGCCTCGATGATGGGGGATAAGGGGGATATCGATCAGGCCGGATCGCTTTACCTCGAATCTCTGGCCATGAAACGCACCCTCTACAGTGGCAGCCACCCGTCGACCGCGGCCACGCTGAACAATTTGGGGACGTTGGTCAAGGACAGCGGCGACCTCGCCGGCGCCGAACCCTACCTCCGCGAGGCCCTCGCGATGAACCGCGAACTGCTGCCTCCAGACCACCCCCGGCTCGGGATGACACTCGAATCCCTGGGCGATCTGCTGTTCCGGCTCGGGGCGGTCGCAGAGGCGGAACCGCTCCTCGTCGAGGCGATGACGATCATGCGCAAAACCCTGCCCGACGACCACGCGCGGGTGGTCAAAGTGGCCGGCCGGCTCGTCGAACTCTACGAAGGACGCGGCGAGTCCTCCCTGGCCGAGCCCTACCAAGCGCTGCTGGCGCCGGCGGACACGACCCGGTAG